The Oxyura jamaicensis isolate SHBP4307 breed ruddy duck chromosome 17, BPBGC_Ojam_1.0, whole genome shotgun sequence region CAGCCAGCGTACCGCATCCTGAAGCCATGGTGGGACGTCTTCACGGACTACATTTCCATAGTAATGCTGATGATCGCAGTGTTTGGAGGGACGCTTCAGGTCACCCAGGACAAAATGATTTGTTTGCCCTGTAAATGGGTTACCAAAGACTCCTGCAATGACTCTGTCAGAGGCTGGACAGCCGCAGTCCCGGAGCGTACCTACTATAACTCCAGTCTTGTTCCCTCTGCTGATACGGGGCCGACGGGGATCCGGTATGATTTGGACCGGCACCAGTATAACTACGTGGACGCGGTGTGTTATGAAAACCGCCTTCACTGGTTTGCTAAGTATTTTCCTTATCTGGTGCTGCTGCATACTCTCATCTTCCTGGCTTGTAGCAATTTCTGGTTCAAATTCCCCCGGACCAGCTCCAAGCTGGAGCACTTTGTGTCTATTTTGCTTAAGTGTTTTGACTCTCCATGGACAACGAGGGCATTATCTGAGACGGTGGTGGAAGAGAGCGATACCAAGCCAGCGTTTGGGAAAATGAATGGCTCCATGGACAAGAAATCCTCCACAGTCAGTGAGGATGTGGAAGCCACTGTTCCCATGCTGCAGAGAACAAAGTCTCGAATTGAGCAAGGGATCGTGGACCGGTCTGAGACGGGAGTCTTAGACAAAAAGGAAGGCGAACAGGCCAAAGCACtctttgaaaaagtgaaaaagttcCGTACGCACGTGGAAGAGGGAGATATAGTGTACCGCCTCTACATGAGACAGACCATCATCAAAGTCATCAAGTTCATCCTGATCATCTGCTATACCGTTTACTATGTCAACAACATAACGTTCGATGTTGACTGTAAAGTGGACATCGAGAGCTTGACTGGCTACAGGATGTACCGCTGTGCTCATCCTTTGGCCACTCTCTTCAAAATCTTGGCGTCTTTCTACATCAGTTTGGTGATAGTCTACGGCTTGATCTGCATGTACACGCTCTGGTGGATGCTGAGGCGATCTCTCAAGAAGTACTCCTTTGAGTCTATCCGGGAGGAGAGCAGCTACAGTGACATTCCCGATGTAAAAAACGACTTTGCTTTTATGCTCCACCTGATTGACCAGTATGACCCCCTGTACTCAAAGCGCTTCGCTGTCTTTCTGTCGGAGGTGAGTGAGAACAAACTGCGGCAGCTGAACCTCAACAATGAGTGGACTCTGGAGAAGCTGCGCCAGAGGATCACCAAGAACTCCCAGGACAAGCTGGAACTGCATCTGTTCATGCTGAGTGGCATTCCCGACACAGTTTTTGACCTCATTGAGCTGGAGGTCTTGAAGCTGGAGCTTATCCCTGATGTCACTATTCCCCCAAGCATCGCTCAGCTCACCAGCCTTAAAGAACTCTGGCTCTACCACACTGCAGCCAAAATTGAGGCTCCAGCCCTTGCCTTCTTGAGGGAGAACTTGAAATCTCTGCACATCAAGTTCACAGACATCAAGGAGATTCCTCTTTGGATTTACAGCCTGAAGACACTAGAGGAGCTTCATCTGACGGGGAACCTGAGCGCTGAGAACAACCGGTACATTGTCATAGATGGACTGAGGGAGCTGAAGAGGCTGAAGGTGTTGCGGTTGAAGAGTAACCTCACCAAGCTGCCACAGGTGGTGACGGATGTTGGCGTGCATCTTCAGAAGCTTTCCATCAACAACGAGGGCACCAAGCTCATTGTTCTCAACAGCCTTAAGAAGATGGTCAACCTGACAGAGCTGGAGCTGATCCGTTGTGACTTAGAACGCATTCCTCACTCCATCTTCAGCCTCCACAATCTGCAGGAGATAGACCTGAAGGACAATAACCTCAAGACCATTGAGGAAATCATCAGCTTCCAGCACTTGCATCGTCTCACTTGCCTTAAATTGTGGTACAACCACATTGCCTACATCCCCATGCAAATAGGCAACCTGACCAACTTGGAGCGCCTTTACCTGAATCGGAACAAGATAGAGAAGATCCCTACCCAGCTCTTCTACTGCCGAAAACTTCGGTATTTGGATCTCAGCCACAACAACTTGACTTTCATACCGCCAGACATAGGACTCCTTCAAAACCTGCAGAACCTAGCTGTGACAGCCAACAGGGTAAGGAAGAGAGAACCTGAGTCTTCCTGTGAATAGAAGTAGCTCTTCTATTGTCGGTGTGATTAAACGTGGTACCCGGGTGTGTGAATTTCTCCTGGCACTGATGTCCTGTTGAAACTCTccagcttttgtttctcttcgAGGGTTTTATCTAAGGCAAATAACTCCAGGGGCCGTTCTTTCTTTGAACAGCTCTTGTTTTGTAGCATTTCTTATCTTGCAGTGAAATTGCTTTTAAGTGGCAGTTGGAGGCTATTTCATAAATCCTGTCTTAGTTGTTTCTCTGCAGTTGGAAGCTTGTAGTCTCTAGGTTGACATCAGATTTGGGCTTAAAGGCCTGAAAAACCGTAGTCTTAATTTAGCACTATACACTTAAGCTGTGTACTTGAACCACGTGTGTACGTCATGACAGCAGCCACCTAGGGTGCATGTGCGACACTGTGTAGACAGACTTGAAAAATGATTCTTGAGCTGCCACACGTGAAATGCATTGTCTTGTTCCACAAAGGTGACTTTGCAGAAGACAGGTTTATTCTCTCCGTTGTGTGTACTCTTACTCAGGAGAGTGAACTGCCCCAGGTTCATTGCTTGGCAGTCAGCTGGATGTGAAAGTGAACTGGGGATTCTTTCCTACTGAGGGTGGGAAACGTGGGGGCACCTCGCTGTGCCTCACTCTGGTGGCTGCGTGCCTTCTTGCCTAATCCCAGGTAGGGGAAGTCTGAGCCCGAACTGTCCAAGTGCAAGGCAGGTTAGAAGGGATGGCTGTGTGCTATGCTGCCTAGTTGCCCTGGTGTCGGAAGGAGTTGAATTGCTTAAAGCAAAATGTACCCGCAGGTTTTCTGGTGTCTTTGTTCCGTGTTTGGGATTAAGGAGACTCCACTTACCAGGTAGCACAAAGATCAACCTGTGACCGCACAGACTGTGCTGCAAGGCTCCTTGAGGCCTTCATTCGCTCTGTTTGCTGAAGTTTGCCATGCAAAAGGCTCTAACAGAACCGTACAAAGCACAGACGAGTGGCCTCTGGGTTCTCAGTGAGTAAGCAGTGGAACTGTCCTGGTTTTCACTGCCATGTATTAAGACCCTTACTGCTACTGGCAAGATGTATCCGAAGCTGAACACTGTCACGCGCTCTGAG contains the following coding sequences:
- the LRRC8A gene encoding volume-regulated anion channel subunit LRRC8A, producing MIPVTELRYFADTQPAYRILKPWWDVFTDYISIVMLMIAVFGGTLQVTQDKMICLPCKWVTKDSCNDSVRGWTAAVPERTYYNSSLVPSADTGPTGIRYDLDRHQYNYVDAVCYENRLHWFAKYFPYLVLLHTLIFLACSNFWFKFPRTSSKLEHFVSILLKCFDSPWTTRALSETVVEESDTKPAFGKMNGSMDKKSSTVSEDVEATVPMLQRTKSRIEQGIVDRSETGVLDKKEGEQAKALFEKVKKFRTHVEEGDIVYRLYMRQTIIKVIKFILIICYTVYYVNNITFDVDCKVDIESLTGYRMYRCAHPLATLFKILASFYISLVIVYGLICMYTLWWMLRRSLKKYSFESIREESSYSDIPDVKNDFAFMLHLIDQYDPLYSKRFAVFLSEVSENKLRQLNLNNEWTLEKLRQRITKNSQDKLELHLFMLSGIPDTVFDLIELEVLKLELIPDVTIPPSIAQLTSLKELWLYHTAAKIEAPALAFLRENLKSLHIKFTDIKEIPLWIYSLKTLEELHLTGNLSAENNRYIVIDGLRELKRLKVLRLKSNLTKLPQVVTDVGVHLQKLSINNEGTKLIVLNSLKKMVNLTELELIRCDLERIPHSIFSLHNLQEIDLKDNNLKTIEEIISFQHLHRLTCLKLWYNHIAYIPMQIGNLTNLERLYLNRNKIEKIPTQLFYCRKLRYLDLSHNNLTFIPPDIGLLQNLQNLAVTANRIESLPPELFQCRKLRTLNLGNNVLQSLPSRVGELTNLSQIELRGNRLECLPVELGECPLLKRSGLVVEEDLFNTLPLEVKERLWRADKEQA